The sequence TGGTTGCGGAGCTCTGAAGAATGGTGAGGATCAGTGTGCTTAACGATGCTCTCAAGAGTATGTTCAATGCGGAGAAGAGAGGGAAGAGGCAGGTTATGATCAGGCCTTCTTCCAAGGTCATCATCAAGTTTCTCATTGTCATGCAGAAACACGGTATAATGTCGAGAAGCTTATATTCattttcgttttattttttcatgattgTTTTGTTCTTGCTCATCCGTGTGAGAATCTGTAGGTTACATTGGTGAGTTCGAGTACGTTGATGACCACAGGTCTGGTAAGATTGTGGTTGAGCTCAATGGAAGACTTAACAAGTGTGGTGTTATTAGTCCTCGTTTTGATGTCGGAGTTAAGGAGATTGAGGGTTGGACCGCTCGTCTTCTTCCTTCCCGACAGGTCTGTTTTAAGTCTTTATGCCTTGTATTCCTTTGTCATATGATTTGTGTCTGACACTGGTTTATTGAACTGTGCAGTTTGGCTACATTGTTCTTACAACCTCCGCTGGTATCATGGACCACGAAGAAGCAAGGAGGAAGAATGTTGGTGGCAAGGTTCTTGGATTCTTTTACTGAAGAAGCAAGAGACTCTTCTTTGTCCCGAGTATACTTTGCTTCTCCTTTTGGTGAGACGAGGAATTCGAATTGAGCTCAAAGGTCAAAGAGGGTAGTAGAGTTTTTGATGTTTGGTTTCTTAGTTAATATgccattttgtttgttttgcgCAAAAGACTCGCAAATGTAGACAGTAAGAAGTGCTTATTTTCAGACATTTTTTTATCTTCACTTCATGAGACATGTGTGCTGTCTTGTTTCGATGGTTCAAGCATCGTATAAtcaattttctaaataaattttgattcgctATATTGTACGATTACCATTctcttaatttaaataaaagtatattattttgtttcgaccaaaaaaaataaaagagtacATTTATTTCGTTTATTATCAAGATCTTCCATATTTtcatacataaaattattttcaaactcGTATTATATATCATGCGTCTACCACAAACGTAATATTTATGGGTATATATATGATGTCCATGAGGATGTTCTTGAAAACATGTTCAAGGACATTTGGGTTGGCCTTTGGAGTTCTTCATATCACGGTAACAAGGACATTCATCTTTGTTTCCATAAGTGCCCGAGGGAACACAATAGTTACACTTCTCGCAACATATATTGCAGTACTTGAGACACCGATCTTTTCTTCCTGCCTTTGAACATCTCGCATTGCATTTTCCGTCACATGGTGCTAGTGTATGTATCAGTCCAAATACATATTTAAGAAGTTGTAACTAGCGagattagaaaatataattcttaaataAGTAAATGAATTATGCATACTTACAGGCTTCTGAAAGCATGAACAAAGAAGATGAGAGGATTAGAGAGATAATGACGAATGACACAACAGCTCGTTTCATCTTCATTCTTAGCGAGGTTGAAGTTATTCTAATCTGATTTGATGAGGTTTGTTACTTTTGGAAGATGAAGACAAAAGCTCAAGAGTTTCCGCACAATGCAAAAGAAGTGATGGTTTGGGATGAGCAAAGTAAGTTATATATGGTGTAACAACCTTGGAGTAGGTGAAACGCTTCTTATGGATTTTGTGTATTTGTTTGGTTAGAGAAATAGAAATTATGTTATATTCTTTTCTATAAAATCATATTAGTATTTCTCTTGTTATGATGAAATTAGATATACAATACATCAAAGATTATTATTTTGCTTAAAAGGAGAAATACGGAGACACAATGTCGTTCACGTTGAGCGACCATCGCGTTAAAGCTATAACAAGAGTGATACACGTAAGCGGAACCTAGAGGCAGGGGGAACTTCTAGAGATTTCTTCCTTCAAAGTTGTTGTTTGACGCAATGCATGCATCTATTAGTGACAGCCCCAAGCCCACTCCAAAACCACATCAAGTATGGAGGCCCAAGAACGAGATTAAACAAAACGACGCTGCAGCATTAGTCTCTGCCACAAGCCGTACCTgcaaagaagacaaagaagacatTAAAGCTCCTAATGCTAAATGTCTGAAGGCGGCGTCCGTAAAAGCAATCACAAGCTCACAGACAGCTCATGTGATTGCAACGGCTAATAGATTCCAAGTTCTATGTGATGAGCTGGCAGAGACATCTTAAACCCTAGTAGAATTCTCTATTTAAGCATTTGTAATAACAAGAACAATGTAAGAGAGTTTATGAAATAAGAAAGTTATACCTCTTCACCTCTGTTAAGCCTCTGCTTTCAGCATCTATACTatctcaaaaccatttttttcttctttaaaaaaaataattttggtgTGATCCCAAATGCTTTTTAGATCTAAAGACTAATCAtaaaaaacccataaaaatctAACTTTTTTTACTACTTAAAACGTTTATGGGTGACCAAGGGAAATCAAACCCATGACGGAAGGTCCATGAACCCCTTGGCCTAGTCCACTAGATCAAGATCACTTGGTTAACCAAAATTCTAGGTGTGCTTAGCAATAAGATCAAGAGTAATAACTTAGCTGATAGACCACCCATTTAAACACTATTTGTAACGAAGTGTGTTTCTGTCACGACATTTGTTAAACTAGATCTCATCCGTACAAGAATCTAGTCAAACCAATATATAGGCTAACAAATGGGATGGATTCAACTTCATTATTCTCGGGACCATTAGCAATATGTTCAGTGTGCATTACATTGGTATGCAAAACTTAGATTATTATAAGCATcacttatatttttgttttaatttatttcttccTGATGAAATTTCAGTAATCTATGGTATATCCACCTTTTCAATTATGAGGCATACGCATACCACATTTTTCTTCACTTCCGCTATTTATATCTTCTCTCTAGTAATTCAGATGCGTGTGCAATGTGTATTATGCACTAATGTACACATACATACATTTATTCTACAAAAGAAatcagtaaaaatatttaagttcACAAAATTCACCGTAAAGCTTTGCTTATTTAACCCATCAAGTCATTGTAATTCTAGAAATATGTTGTAGTGGAATTTGGTTGGCAAAAGAGTAGCTTATAAGCATATATCTCTATACCTCACCCAAGTTGCctcatattttgtatttacaagCTTATAAAAAAGGCCCATTCATGCTTTCTGGGCCAGACTACGCTATCTCTCCCTCTCTTCGCGGTTTCAGATGCTAACTTACGCCGGAGGTAAAATATCGAAGAAGAAGGGCGTAGTATAATAAAGAAGCAGAAGTTAAATCAGAACAAGCGTATTTTAGCCTTCCACCATTTCAAaacactctctctctcgttcGTTCTTCTGTGCTCATCATCACTATCACCACGCTCTCGTCTCTGCATCATATCATCTGGTACGCCATTCATCGTGATCATCTCCGTTCTCCATCGATCTCTTAGTCTATTCGGTTTCTGATCTCCATTGTAGATTCGATGGCTGCCCCACCAGCTAGAGCTAGAGCCGATTACGACTATCTCATCAAGCTTCTCCTCATCGGTGATAGCGGTACGTATCGATCAATTTCGAAATCGCGGAATCTATAcaatgtgtatgtgtgtgtgtgataaGATCACATATGGATTCTAATGTTGCAGGTGTGGGTAAAAGTTGTTTGCTGTTGAGGTTCTCTGATGGCTCCTTCACCACTAGCTTCATCACCACCATTGGGtttgtcttcgtttttcttcaaagaagagattagagagagagagactgtcTTTGTTTGTTTCACTGAGTTATTAGTATTCTTATCATGTGGTGTGGTGATGCAGAATTGATTTTAAGATAAGAACTATTGAGCTTGATGATAAACGCATCAAGCTCCAGATTTGGGACACTGCTGGTCAAGAACGTTTTCGCACCATCACCACTGGTCAGTCACACTTTCTTCAATTGTCTCCTTTAAATTGAATCAGAGAGGAGGATTAAGAGTCGAGGGAGACTTCTTTACATATGAGCTACTTTATCTAATAGTGTCCTTAACATGCATTTTCCCCTTGTATTTTGAATTAGAGGGGTTTAAGAGTCAGAAGAGTTGAGTGAGACCTTCTTTACATATGAGCTACTTGATCTTATTGTGTCCTTAACATAGGTCTTCCCATTGTATATTGAATCAGAGAGGATTAAGAGCTGAGTGAGACCTTCTTTACATATGAGCTACTTGATCGAATTGTGTCCTTAACATAGGTCTTCCCATTGTATATTGAATCAGAGAGGATTAAGAGCTGAGTGAGACCTTCTTTACATATGAGCTACTTGATCGAATTGTGTCCTTAACATAAATTTTCCCACTGGAAACTGATTTAGAGAGGATTAAGAGTCGAAtggcatcttttttttttagtttgtgcAGTCTACTTAACGTTATGGCTTATGCTGTTTTTGTTCAGTGCATGTTCTGGTGATATCATTATTCAGTTGTTTAAGTTGATAAGCACCTTTTTCTTTTGCGCcagaatttatttttttacttcaaTTTTTGCAGCTTATTACCGTGGGGCAATGGGCATTTTGCTGGTGTATGATGTCACAGACGAAACATCCTTCAACAGTAAAATTCTCTTCTTTGGTCTTTTTACGTTTCTGCTTTGTTCTGGATCTGTTTTCTTGATCTTATTTGCAGACATCAGGAACTGGATTCGTAATATTGAACAGCACGCTTCAGATAATGTCAACAAGATCTTGGTAGGGAACAAAGCTGATATGGACGAGAGCAAGAGGGTATATAGTACACGCGAGCTCATTCACTACTTCCTGATTCACGAGTAATCAAATGAATAGCGTTTTTGGTAACCTTTTTGTTTTGGCAGGCTGTTCCAACATCGAGGGGTCAAGCACTTGCTGATGAATACGGAATCAAGTTCTTTGAAACAGTAAGCCAAACATTGTCTTCATCAGAATACTACATTGGTCGTATTCGTTTTTGCTTACCGTTGCtaataagttatttcataattCATATGTCAAGAGTGCTAGAACAAATCTGAATGTGGAAGAAGTTTTCTTCTCGTTAGCAAAGGACATTAAGCAGAGGCTCACTGATACCGACTCCAGAGCTGAGGTTACATTCTCCTTCAGCAAATCTTCCATTTCACATCTTTTGTGCACAAGCTCTAAGAAAATCTCTTTTCTCCTTCGTTTATTGCAGCCTGCGACGATTAGGATGAGCCAAACAGACCAGGCGTCTGGATCCGGACAAGCCACGCAGAACTCTGCATGCTGTGGAACTTAAAGAGGTCCCAAGTTGAAGTGGAGTGGAAAAGAAACTAATTTGTCATGAGGGTAGTGAATCTTCTCAAATTGATTTGATATCAGATTCTGTGGCTAGATTGCTAAACTCTTGCTCATAACTCAAAATCATTTCTTAGCTTTTGCTTTCTCTGTTACATCATCAGTTCTTAAAGCTTAATAAAGGTTCTCTATATACACAATCAAagcaaaaaagagagagaagtttATACATTATAAGATCCAGTAAAAGTTTAGAATTCTCcacattaatataatatttatacattcAGAAGCAACGCTCTTCTTTGCCATAGATACGCTGAAGTTCCCTGGTTGCTGCTTGGAATGATTCTGatccaaaacaaaaacagttCAGGAAGTTGAAAGACAACACAAAtcaatgaagaggaagaagatttgGTTGGACCTTTCCATATGCGAAATGCTTTCTGGTTGATAGGAGAGCCAAAAACAGTCTGAACAACATCAAACAACATAGTCTCTGGAGTGTTCCTAAGTTCCTGAACTATCTGATAAATAGTCTTCCCGTTCTCAAAGTAAATATGATTGTTTGGATGCTTTGTTTTACATCCCGCGTGTCTCTCAAATGCATACGCATTAAGCACCTTCGATGATAACCAAATCATTAATCAGTCACGGTTCCTCAACAAAACAGAGCTTTATTATGTTGACGACTCACCTTTGTATAATCACAAGCTTGACACCCACATAGATAGCCTGATCCTTTGATGACTCCTCGAAGCTCCTGAGTTTTAGATTGTTAACAATACGGCAAAGCTTTAAAATAAGTTGAGATGTAGACATTAAAGCGTGTTTTACCTCACGAGAGAGAGCCACGTACTTCACAGGAACGCCATCGAGCATACCAGTtgatatcaagcttcttacgttTGAAGGAAAGCTCGTAGAAGCTTCCTTCTTTGACGTCTTACTCTTCGGAAGAGACTCCAAACTCTGTTTACCCACTTGCGGTTGCTCACTCACAACTTCGCTGCTCGTCTGTACAGTTTCTTGTCCGTAAACCATATCCGGATCTTGAACATAAGACTGATAGTTCCCAGAGCCAACACCGTTAAGCTCTTCACCAAACGTGATCCCATGAGCGTCCTCATCATTACCATAAGGATGACCACCCTCCATGGCGAAATTCACAAagctactactactactactctcGTTCTCCCTCCCACCACAAGCTCTAATCGAAGACGACTCCATCTTCCTACCGTCTATCAAACCACCATGTGCAGTAGCACTCATCGTCTCCTTGACACGACTAACTTGAAGCTTTCTACTTCCTCCATCACCACCACCAAAACAGCTTCCAGCAACCTCAACGCCGTTAGATATAGACAACTCCACAGATCTGTCTTCCATATAGCTCTTGGGCTCTGTTCTGCTATCTCTGTCCCCAAACAAAAGGGGTCTAGGCATCTCAGTGCCGAGAAGCCTATCCATGAACTGGTTCGAGACGGATTGAAACACGGATGATGTTTCCCATAGAGGAAGACCTAGACCTACTACGTTTGATTTCCCTGGATCTTGGGAAACAGCTTGCTTCTTGTTTGGGAAGGTCTCAGAGCGAGAAGAGGAGTCGTTAAACCAAGGGTAAGGACGCTTTGCATCTTCTCTTGGTGGATGGTGATGAACATACACAGAGTCTTCATCCTCGTTTGCATTATCAGTGTTCTTGAGAACCCAGAAGCCTTTGCTTTCATATGactgaagaaaacaaaatcaaaaagtgAATGCATTTCGAATGGGTGAAGAGTAAACCCTAATGCAAAGACTTACCATTTCGATTCAAGCTTCCCTCTTTAGCTGgagattttgtaaaaaaatcaaacctttgAAACGAATTCGAATCAGTGAAGAGAGATAGATATGAATCTATGAGAGACTGTAACCTAATTGCTCAGTGAAGAGTGTTGAAAATCAAGAAACCGAGAAAAATAATTCGAAAGAGTCGATTCGGAATGGGTGAGAATTGGAGGAATCGGAAGATTGGGTACCTCGATTTGATAGTCGGGAACTCGATCGGAAGAGAGTGATTTTTCGCCGGAGAAGAAAGTTTGATCGGATGATAGGGTGCGCGAGAAGCACCAGAACTTTGcttcgactttttttttttgatctgaTGTAATGGTTACCACGAAGGTTATCTTACTGACGTTTGATTTTGACCGTTCATCTATACAACGCTTGTAGGCCCAAACTTctttaaattcataaataaatttGGCCCAATTCATGTTCGACCCTTTTCAGTTGACCACTTTGTGTACTTTTCCTGTTTTTTACTAAAGATGAACTTACAATTTTGATTCGTtttggttttacttttttttttccagataatttgaagtaaaacaaaattaatatcaaactgATCCTACCTTTTGGTTATtagttgattttttagttttattactgAACTGAACTAAAGATTTGATCCGAACGAACCTTTCCTCAGATATAAAATGAAACGTaatcatttctttttctctctaGATTATCTGATATCCGAAATAATCAACATGAACCGAATACTTGAATTTCTATGGTATTAttctgtatatatttttatttacatttattgGGATGAATTTTTAGTTAGCAGTTAGACCAAGTGTAGAGTATTTCACTAGTAGACTTTTGAATGAATCACTTCTCTTTTTCGTTTATCTATGTATTACTTGCGGACGGGTTATAGTTAGTATATGGGTATATCTAACTTGCAAAAGATATACtaatcttatttatttaaatctccAATGGTTAGtacgtaaaatatatattcactagtaaaaaaaaatattacagccTATCAAAGTTTCCTAAATCTGCAGATTTATCATTATGTATCAATCTAAAATATTAAGGAAAAATTCAACGAATGAGAGAAACTTAACTAATatatccagaaaaaaaaaacaagaatcaatAAACTGTTCTTCCAAGCTCCAACTTGAGATTCAAATTCTCAACCATCCCCAAGCTCAGATCAAGACAAGCCACCCTCTTCCCACTACTCGTCTTCTTCAACGTCGTCACCGTCGGCTCCGGCAATAACGCTATTGTAACCAACGTGACGCCGCCGCCATTCTCGTTCCTATGTTTCCTCATGTGTCCTCCAAGTGCTTGTCCCATCGGAAACTCCACTCCGCATATGGGACAAGGATGAGACGACGGCGTTTTCGCTCTCTTTATCAGACCAGACAGATTCTCGTTGTTAGGCTTCTTGTGACTTGCACGGTGACCTCCCAACGCTTGAAACGAATGAAACTCCTTCAGACACGTTTTACATGTGAACACGCGTTTTGTATCTCCCCCGTTTTCTTGTCCGACTCTTGATAAAAGCATCAGACAGTTAGCCGCCGTAGCCTCCACCGTAGACTTAATCTCCGCaaccatttttcttttcttctgatGATAAAACTAAACAGTTAGAATgatgtttgtgtttgtgtgttggtgtgattgttgttgttgtgttttgtgtCTGGTCGGGATGTATTTATAGACTTATAGAGATCAAGTTTGTGTGGACTGAAAACGTGTGAAGATGACAAATAAGACCTTGTGACTTGCTTGGTAAGGAAGTGGCAGCGTATGAGTTTGGTACTATCGTAAATACCTGGCCAAAAAAGAAAAGGTAAAGAGCGAAGATGCTCACCATTTGTGAAACCGCGTAGCTTTGGGTGACTCTGGTAGATACAAAATAGTAGTTTGGATGAGAATCTTCGTCGTACTTTCTTGAACcctttttagatatttttatgcGATAtgagtttaatttatttaccacGCGCGGCGCGTGATTTCTGAGCCGCCTTCtagatatatttaatttatattctaGATATACCTTTTCTGACAAAAAGCTCTTTTTTCCAGATATACttctaagttttatttttggtcaaaagatatacttctaagttttttttccttttgtttttaatatattaaaattgtaaatgaTAAAAACAGTTCAAACAGATCATCCAGATCAAGAAGAACAAATGCACATCAAATGAATCATGCAGGAaaaatgcagatcaagcagaacaaatagtttattataaattatgaatGATAAAAACAGTTTAAAAATGCAGATcacatatttaaacaataaaaattacaccaaaatatcaaaacaagtaatttataaacaatacataaacaaaaataaaacaatttaataaaaattacatcaaaatatcaaaacacgtaatatatgtacatacatatatgtatataaatttactcttacttttattttacaataattatataaattttcttatactaattttttttgagaaaaatatattttcttaaagattttatatata is a genomic window of Brassica napus cultivar Da-Ae chromosome A2, Da-Ae, whole genome shotgun sequence containing:
- the LOC106385592 gene encoding zinc finger protein ZAT12-like; this encodes MVAEIKSTVEATAANCLMLLSRVGQENGGDTKRVFTCKTCLKEFHSFQALGGHRASHKKPNNENLSGLIKRAKTPSSHPCPICGVEFPMGQALGGHMRKHRNENGGGVTLVTIALLPEPTVTTLKKTSSGKRVACLDLSLGMVENLNLKLELGRTVY
- the LOC106385644 gene encoding 40S ribosomal protein S15a, which codes for MVRISVLNDALKSMFNAEKRGKRQVMIRPSSKVIIKFLIVMQKHGYIGEFEYVDDHRSGKIVVELNGRLNKCGVISPRFDVGVKEIEGWTARLLPSRQFGYIVLTTSAGIMDHEEARRKNVGGKVLGFFY
- the LOC106385698 gene encoding gibberellin-regulated protein 10-like; the encoded protein is MKMKRAVVSFVIISLILSSSLFMLSEASPCDGKCNARCSKAGRKDRCLKYCNICCEKCNYCVPSGTYGNKDECPCYRDMKNSKGQPKCP
- the LOC106385565 gene encoding ras-related protein RABE1c-like, producing the protein MAAPPARARADYDYLIKLLLIGDSGVGKSCLLLRFSDGSFTTSFITTIGIDFKIRTIELDDKRIKLQIWDTAGQERFRTITTAYYRGAMGILLVYDVTDETSFNNIRNWIRNIEQHASDNVNKILVGNKADMDESKRAVPTSRGQALADEYGIKFFETSARTNLNVEEVFFSLAKDIKQRLTDTDSRAEPATIRMSQTDQASGSGQATQNSACCGT
- the LOC106385494 gene encoding uncharacterized protein LOC106385494; the encoded protein is MSYESKGFWVLKNTDNANEDEDSVYVHHHPPREDAKRPYPWFNDSSSRSETFPNKKQAVSQDPGKSNVVGLGLPLWETSSVFQSVSNQFMDRLLGTEMPRPLLFGDRDSRTEPKSYMEDRSVELSISNGVEVAGSCFGGGDGGSRKLQVSRVKETMSATAHGGLIDGRKMESSSIRACGGRENESSSSSSFVNFAMEGGHPYGNDEDAHGITFGEELNGVGSGNYQSYVQDPDMVYGQETVQTSSEVVSEQPQVGKQSLESLPKSKTSKKEASTSFPSNVRSLISTGMLDGVPVKYVALSREELRGVIKGSGYLCGCQACDYTKVLNAYAFERHAGCKTKHPNNHIYFENGKTIYQIVQELRNTPETMLFDVVQTVFGSPINQKAFRIWKESFQAATRELQRIYGKEERCF